A segment of the Odontesthes bonariensis isolate fOdoBon6 chromosome 8, fOdoBon6.hap1, whole genome shotgun sequence genome:
TATGGGCATAGTCTGTTGAATGGTAAGTGAGCAGGCACCTACAAAGAGTAACAGCAGATAGATCATTAAAATAGTTGGGTTACTTTCTGTGGTTGTTTATTAGAAAGTGACCACATGTAGTCAGATTCTTAGAAGAGACCCTGTGAGCCGCTGGCAGGTAATCGGTGTGGTTAAATTATCGCCTGCGCTGTGGCTCTCAGGATTGGTGGAAAGTACATTTAGCTACTCGATACTGTACtgaaatacaacatttttttttgttcttcagTCTTTTTTCATGACAGTTTCTGCCTGTCTGGCTGTACATCTCAGTGGGAAATGTTGAACCtttttacttcacatttatctgGATGTTGGAAATTTAAAAATGAGTTCTTCTGCATACAACATATATGAAGCACTCCCAAAACATAAAGTTTTACCATTAATGAAGCTACTCAACAGTTGTAGATAAATCAGCTAGTtgacagaaaaatattttttattttatttgaatattttagTGTGTTTAATAATATTGCTGAACGGACTGTTGGATGAACACATTTGTTGTAAAGGTGTCAGTTTAGGCTCCAATTAATTGTAATTGCTAAATTAAAGATTCATCCATCATTAATCAATGTAGTTATTAATTGATGTTCTGTACGAAGAAGTTCAGCTTTGCTTCACCTTAGTAAACTACAATAGTACTTAAAGGGATGACTAACAGTAGTCTAATGATTATAATATACTAAATGTGCATCAAATAGTTTCGCTTTTGATACATTTTCTTCTTTATATTTGCATCTTTTAACTTAAGAAATATTTCCAATCCAACCACTTGTAAGAGAATACTTTGTCTGTGTGACATTTGTACTTTTTATAAGAAATCTGAATACTCTCCCCACTACAGGGAAGTAGTGGGAGCAGTATTCAAAAGTAtttaaagtatttaaaaaaagtttttccacGCCCTTCCAGTTCTCCTCCTCTTACTGCTGCATGTGATATATTTAAAGGGTAAATTCACCAAATTACAAATAAAGACATTTATTACTGATCCCCTCTATCGCACAGTCACGCTTAGTTAGTCAGGATTTAGGATATCTGCCTTTACTCCACCCCTAATGAGATGATTTGAGATGAGTGAATCATCTTTTGTAATGTGGGTGAAGTGACCCTTTAACATGAAGGTTGACCAGCTTGGATTTGGACAGGTATGCCCTGAGGAGTACTGCAAGGGAAAACTGATATGGCATAATCACTGATATGTTTACATCATTAAAGCCAGGTATGTGGTTAGACTCAAATCAAGTCTATTGTCCATTGTTAGGTGAAGTGGGGTGTTGGGCTGTCAGCTGTAGCCCATGTTTCCTGTCAGTGAATGCACAGACATGCACATCTTTACCAAAAGTCTCAATTAATATGAAAGTGACAAAGAGAATGTATGATGTTCTACGAGGATTTAAAAGTTTATCCTGTGTTTCCTCTCTCCATCAGGCTCCAGGGAAACAGCGTTTACCTACGCCATCAGTGCTGCCGGCGTGGTTAACGCCATCAGCCGGGCATGCCGTGAGGGCGAACTCTCCACCTGCGGGTGCAGTCGTCACGATCGGCCTCGCGACCTGCCGCGCGATTGGCTGTGGGGCGGCTGTGGCGACAACGTGAATTACGGCTACAGATTCGCCCGGGAGTTCGTAGATGCCAGGGAAAGGGAGAAGAACTACCCACGTGGGTCGCGTGAGCACGCCCGAACACTGATGAACCTGCACAATAATGAAGCCGGGAGACAGGTACGGCAGACCAAAACAcactttcttcctctttttttttttttttttttttttgaaaacaaaaaaaaaagaaaattcatcTGAAGCTCAAGTTCTGCTCAGGAAGTGAAACTTGAAGGagagaaatgtgtgtgtttcctcATCTTAACCCCATACTATATCTATATGTCTGTTAGGAATGTGTGTGAAAGTCGAAGTGGCCCCGGATTGACTGACCTGGTAGTAtttgtgcgagtgtgtgtgtgtcggttaTTTATTGGGAGGATACAAATGGTATAACTGCTAACGCCCTTGGAGCCTGGCTGGGTCAGTAGGTCAAGGCACATTCCATCGTagtaacacacaaacacacatgcacataaagACACGCAAATAGATCCTGCAGCACAGTGGACACTTAACTGTACGACGAGTTTGATTTGTCCAATAGTTACGatgctttttaagatttcattTTAACGCTGGTCTCCGTACAATGATTAGAAGATGCTGTGAGTTATAAAAGCACTTGGAGAAATCTGTCACCTATGACTgggcagcacacacacacctttctcATAAAAGGCCCATTTGCCTGTTCTGGCACACACTGGATCATGAGGCTGTGCTTATCTTCAGCTAGAGCAGCTTTGTTTAAGCTGTTTACAAGACAGAGACgctcagtgtgtgtgcgtgcgctcCGTTTGATTTGTGTGAGAGACAGTGAACCCAGGtttgtgcgtgcatgtgtgtgtcagaggTCAAAGGTTAGGGTCTGGGGAGGTTGTGTTTCTGCTGAGGGTCCCGTTGGGGCTGTATGAGTGTATGAGGGAAAGATCTACTGCCGCACCTTTTGtatgaacacactcacactcacacacacttctgTAACATACACACTGTTTTGCAATGACTTTTCCTCCTGTCTCCTTGTTTGATCCTTTGCTTCTATTGTCGTCTGACCATTGAAACGGAAGAGAGGAGAAGAGGGAGATGAAAAGCGAGAGAGGAAGACAGTTTCTCTCCTCTCTATCCCCCCTTTCCGTCTTTCTTCCGAGGACACGCTGGTTTGTCCTAAGCGGGATTTGTCTCGCTTGCCCGAACAAGGCAAACTGCCGGGCTTTTGTTGAGGTGACAGGGGCGTGCcgctgtgtttatgtgtgtgcgcACCTTCATTTGATTTGTGTGAACGATGGATAACTTGGTGGACTGTGTGTACAAGCGtctgcagacagagacacaggGTGAGGGATGGACCTCTGTTACACTCACCCAACTCACAAAGGCTCactcacaaatacacacacacaataatacACACTACCTAAATGAGGTAGTACCCGTCACACAAACACCACAATTGTTGTATGTACGCTGCTTTCAAGCCACCTCTGCTCTGAAGTAATTTTTTAACCTGCAGCCACTTTGTTACCCAACAACAACGAAAAGCCAGCACCACGAAAAAGCAGCTTTGTTGTAGTGGATTCATCATTTCCCAGGTtgttgtgaactcacaaattcCTCTTTCAGTTGAGGTAGGGTAAAGGCCTCGTAAAAGCTGCTTTTGGTGTGAGAAGAGTTGGAGATCATTTTCCCCGCAAGtgcatcacatttttttttttttgtcaggaaCTAAAATGAAGGTTTACCAAGAGATcataagcctgatttatactcggaaaccacacgtctgcgtgtgtgtcgcagttaacgcagacatgcccccccccccccccaacgcagacactacgcagacactctggtgcacctcctcaaaattgtaactcaccgcagacagtgcggcagacatcgccgcagggaggagagaaaggagccctctgattggtcaactctacatctgctctacactatgcgtatttccggtttgctaaccggctgacgctaaccgtgctaaccgtgacgattctttccctctctgccagctccagtagtagcaatatttcttctatttctagatcgatcagctgcatctcaatcaaagtgcgcattcgtccagtagccattgttgttgaatgacctccgtaaccgtaacacccacaatcctagcttgttcgtgattgcgttgtggcgtgggattaacatagcacagacagcgcttcaaggcataaatcaaaaataactgcgtcatgtctgcgacaagctcactgcgacacactgctgcgaagtatacacgagcctatAGTCTGGCCAGCCTGATATTATCTTCAAAATGATCAGCACATTTACATGCAGAGTTGAAGGGGTGAGCAAAGGTATGTCCACATGCTGTAACGTTTTGCTGCCCTTTGAGGGCAGTTTCATGTGGATCAAGTTGAGCTGTAGGCTGTTCTGAGTTGTGCTGGCAATGTTGCCGGTCCTTTGGTTTTGCTCTGCTGTACAAAAGAGAGAAGTAGAAATGGAGATCAAAGATCCGCTTTGTGATTGAGTGAAACAAGGTGTTGAGATAATTAAGAATGTCCTTTGCAGCTGTTACCTCTTTTCTTCACTGTGCTTCTTTGCCATTTGTGGCTTTTGGTGCTTTGTCCTGTTTGCTGTGAAATCGTTTGCTGTTGGcccctctgggctgtggccggcTTGAGCTACGTTTTGATCAATCAGCGTTCGATAAACACGTAGCATCATCTCCAGAGCTTATGGGTtgttcgatttttttttttttttttttaaggactgcacatctgtctgtctccattgaggagaataaaaaaattaaaaaaataaaaaagactgtCTGTGGTAGCTGATAGCAACACAGATGGATACTTCCATGAATGTCCAGCTACAGTTGTAGGTTGATGAAGCTGTTTTATTGGACGACTGCCGTTGTCCCAGTATACAAGCATGGGAGGGGAAACGATTTATTCAATACAGTTTGTCTGACTCTACTACAATAGGTGGTGACATGCCCCCTTTCAGCTTGTTGATTTTGAGCTTCTTCAAGTCGGCCTATTGTGTGACAGACACAAGCAAGTGAAAAACAATTCAGTCGGGAGCAAACTGGCATAGTGAGCTGGACAGCGTTACAGCTCTCTAGATCACATGTGTGCTGAACACTTTGTTTATAAATCAGATGCACACTAATCCTTGGGATTTTGTTGTCCCTGGCTTCTTCTGTGAACCAACTTCTTCCATTTCCTCCACGTCAAAGCTCGGGATAAAACTACAGAGAGCGCACAGAGCAGACAAtcataatgcttttttttctatccTCTTAAATCATGTAAAACTTATTGACCTATTGggtttgagttgagttgaattTTGAGTAATTCTCTTCTGAGTAAAGTgcatttaaaatctttaatcttttTAGTGATTATGGCAGGACTTTTCACATTGTGTTAATGGAAGAGAAACTTGTCGCACATAATTTCAACAAATCGTGTCTCCAATACGTACTGCAGTTTTGTAGAAGTCATACTCCTTTCACGTATTTTTTTAGATCACACTGGATGGATAAAGTGAGAGGTATCTATTTGGTTGCAGTCTACAACTtcaccactagatgtcactaaAAACTGCAAACTGTTCTTTTAAAGGAGGTGTCAAATTatcagtttgttttttaggttatgCTCATATTTATCCATCAAGATAAGATCAAGTTGGAGTATGTGATAGCTTTGTTACGTATCTTaggttgtttctttgtttgtttgtcaaaAGTGTCCAAGCTGAATTTGAAATAACTTTATGGGGCAGTAGTGTTGGCAAAGgaagatttaaaaaacaaatctgaAAAGCAAACTATAGACATATTTAACTCACTTTCAGAGATTTAGATCAAAATAAAGGCCAAAATGAACTAAATACAGTAACTAAATATAGTAGGGAAATGCATCACCTTTTCCTCAGTAGTGTTACTTCAATCGCTGCTTACCCCGCCACAAAGGGCAGCCTATGATCTTTATTTCTCTCCAATTTTGCTTTCACACACAAATGAGCATGTGCACGCACATAcaaaccaaaacacacacaccaacaaacTCGGCTCTTAACTCCCAACTCTTTTTGAGCAAAACCTATTGTGCCTGACACAGAGAGTCCACCACGGATGACTGAGCgggtatgtgtgtctgtggctGGTTGAGTGTGTTCATCAGGTCCAGTGTCACTGTGCCCAGCAGGCATGTCCGACCAAATAGCTCAGTACGATGctggacacacacatgcatgctttAATTTGACAGCATGAGGTTTGTAGCAGCTGCCAGCTTGAAATGAAAGTGTTTCTGTAGGCCTGTTCAGAAGAGGAATGACTGTCTCAGAAACCGTTGTGTAATGTCAAAACCACGACCACAAACCCCTTAAAAAGCAGACTTTTTATTCTTCCACAAAATGTCATTGTCTCCTGGTCCTCGTTTTCTGTCTGAAGGGTTCAATGGGGTCGGATCGCAGGATTGGAGGGTGCCGAGTGCTATGCCTGCTGGGTAGTAAAGTAAGAGGAGTGGGAGCAGGGGGTGGAAGGTGGGGGTCGGGGTGTGCGGGTCGCAGGGGTTAACCGAGGTGAGAAGGTAATTGAGATCAGGCAATGCAAGGAGACAGAGTGATGGGTTTCATTTGTGTGAGGGGGAGTCAGGGGAAATTAAGAATCAGGGATAATTGATTCGGCAAGTTGATGTGTGGGAATATGTGTCACTGGCATCGTTGCTATACAAAAAACAACACGATATCTGATTAGTGACAGTACATAATTCATTGGTGTTTGGAATGGGGGTGTTTTATGTGACTTGTTTATTAAATGCTGTTTAGGTGACCTGTTAAAGCAGCGGGGTTTACTGCTCCACAGACCATAAATCTTCTATTtcctgttctgttttttttttttttttaccaaagccATGTGTTCTAAATGCTTCATAATGTTGAGTATTTGACACATCATTTTCCAAAATAACACTCAGGGCAAATCAAACGTTGAAACTGAGGAAAATTTATTGAGAAGCATCTCATCCGTTCAATTTAAATGTGATTGATGTGTCAAAAAAGTTGGCTTGGATTATAAGTTTCAGTGTTTGGAATCAGAGGAGACTCACTGCTGTGGTTCTTAAAAGGATTTTTGATGCCTCTTTTCTATTATTTATGTATAAAATGCACATATGTTTCCAGGCCCTAACAGAAGTCAGGCCACCTGGACTCTTTCACTGTAGAATCATGCTGTTCTAATATGTGCAGAATGAGGTTTTGCATCGTCTTGCTGAAACAAGCAAGACCTTGCGTGAAGAAATACATAATTTGGATGGCAGCTCTTTTTTGCTCTGAAACCTGTCTGAAACGTTCAGCATTATTATAACTGGACCATCTGTATCTTTCGATGATATTACGTAATGTAGATAATGAAACACGCAATTGGCTGTCTTTCATCGGATGGTGACATCTTCCCCATAACAACATCAGAAGACTGTTTTTATACTCAGTCGTGTAACTGACCTGCTGCCAgttaacctttttaaatgtgaaATGTTCCACCAGGTCAAAGCGGCCAACATTTTCTCAGCAAAATCTAATCGTTGCGCCACTGTAAACAATAATTTGTCAAATTTCAGTTCCCTGAAAGagtctgttttctcattttgaaGCTGGGTGAGGAAGTTTGTTTATAGTGGAGCACCATTCCCTTAGATCAGCAGTAGCCTTTCTATTCTGAGGTCGCTGTTTGTTTTACTTTGGTGGAGTATCAGTGAGGAAGACCAGCTCACTTTGAGCAAAagtcttgtttgtttttcagtatttctttTGCTTACTTCATATAAACAATATAATGGTGAAGGAAAACTTGGGACAGATATGTTACCATATGAGTCTcatctgtttattttttatatattttgtcaTCTCAGGGAAACGAGTTGACGGTGTTAAATCACCTAAGTCCTTTCTGTGTATTCATTGCTATATATAAACTAAATGTGATGATAGCTAAATTACAGTTTTTCACTGTTTTCACATCCTTTCATTTTTCTCACATTTAAGTAACTAATAGTTACACATTTTGGCCACTAGATGGTAGCATTGTAGCAGTATATATAAAGCTGAAAACCTTCTGTAGGTGAAATCCATTCTGTTAGgtaatgttatcttttataTTGTTATTCTAGACTTGCACGCTTATTTTCAAAGTTGTTGCGTGCACCAAATCTGCATAGAATTTGATTTTCAAAGAAACTATTCAAACATTTCTAAACATGCAGAGCATTATCTTTAGACAAGTGATGAGGAGAAAATAAGAGGAGTGGTTCATCTTGAGCAGTACGTAGTTTAAACTGGTGTTCTCTTGTATCTATATggatgagataaaaaaaaaatcttaagagaAGTAAAGAAACCAAGTGTGGTAAAAAAcatctctttgtcttttttgtcaCTCCACCAGGCGGTCTACAACCTTGCTAGTGTGGCCTGTAAGTGTCATGGCGTTTCAGGCTCCTGCAGCCTGAAAACCTGCTGGCTTCAGCTAGCCGACTTCAGACGTGTAGGGGAGTTCCTCAAAGAGAAATACGACAGTGCTGCTGCCATGCGGATTGGACGCAAggtactgatttatttatttttttgacactGACTAGAAACATGGTGAAAAATTATTGTACATGTTGCTCCAACTCAGTCTCTGTTTGTGCCACCAGGGAAAGCTGGAGCTTGTAGACAAGCGCTTCAATAAGCCAACCCCTGAAGACGTCGTTTACATTGACACCAGCCCGGATTACTGCCTCCGCAATGAGACCACGGGCTCACTGGGCACGCTGGGTCGCCTCTGCAACAAAACCTCTGAGGGCATGGACGGCTGCGAGTTGATGTGCTGCGGCCGAGGTTACGACCAGTTTAAGACCTACAAGCACGAGCGCTGCCACTGCAAGTTCCACTGGTGCTGCTATGTCAAGTGCAAGCGCTGCACGACACTTGTGGACCAGTTTGTGTGTAAATAGCACGCTGGCGCATGCTGGGCAGACAGAAGGGGatgaaaacagcagaaaagGAGGATGTGACGGGAATGAGAAGATGCTTATTCAGGGTTTTGTTCAGGATGTGACGCACAACATTAATTTCCCCATAAATTTCCTATCTTTTGACATGAACAAAAAAAGCTTGATGACCACTCTGTGGCCAGTTGTGGATGGATACACCAGGCAAAAGAAAATACGGCTGAAAAGACGTCTTTAATCATGTCTAACATCCTGATCACAATCCTGAAGGAAGGAGGGACAGAAGAAAGAATGCATATGAtggacaaaaaaacatcaaggaTGAATGGACCCAGCAGAGGCCGGCAGACCAACTGGATCCTT
Coding sequences within it:
- the wnt5b gene encoding protein Wnt-5b isoform X1, whose product is MVEGESFSWRAEQRFDSSTADQEKEGRRVNEERIPKAPSTDKQNSFSSTGCVAVTRRTVMDNRPVPRRRTGAVRHLLLAAAFLACSSQLLVVDANSWWSLGLTPIQRPEMYIIGAQPLCSQLSGLSQGQRKLCQLYQDHMTYIGDGAKTGIKECQYQFRQRRWNCSTVDNTSVFGRVMQIGSRETAFTYAISAAGVVNAISRACREGELSTCGCSRHDRPRDLPRDWLWGGCGDNVNYGYRFAREFVDAREREKNYPRGSREHARTLMNLHNNEAGRQAVYNLASVACKCHGVSGSCSLKTCWLQLADFRRVGEFLKEKYDSAAAMRIGRKGKLELVDKRFNKPTPEDVVYIDTSPDYCLRNETTGSLGTLGRLCNKTSEGMDGCELMCCGRGYDQFKTYKHERCHCKFHWCCYVKCKRCTTLVDQFVCK
- the wnt5b gene encoding protein Wnt-5b isoform X2, whose protein sequence is MDNRPVPRRRTGAVRHLLLAAAFLACSSQLLVVDANSWWSLGLTPIQRPEMYIIGAQPLCSQLSGLSQGQRKLCQLYQDHMTYIGDGAKTGIKECQYQFRQRRWNCSTVDNTSVFGRVMQIGSRETAFTYAISAAGVVNAISRACREGELSTCGCSRHDRPRDLPRDWLWGGCGDNVNYGYRFAREFVDAREREKNYPRGSREHARTLMNLHNNEAGRQAVYNLASVACKCHGVSGSCSLKTCWLQLADFRRVGEFLKEKYDSAAAMRIGRKGKLELVDKRFNKPTPEDVVYIDTSPDYCLRNETTGSLGTLGRLCNKTSEGMDGCELMCCGRGYDQFKTYKHERCHCKFHWCCYVKCKRCTTLVDQFVCK